A section of the Paenibacillus yonginensis genome encodes:
- the glgA gene encoding glycogen synthase GlgA, with translation MKICFAAAEGTPFVKTGGLADVIGALPKALLKEGHDVRLIMPKYKTIPDSFKQDMVHLGTTSVYVGWREKYCGVETLTYEGIKVYFVDNEDYFARDGIYGYGDDGERFAYFSRAVLDVLPLIDFQPDVIHVHDWHTGPVPLLLRHHYGHNPFYAGIKTVFTVHNLLYQGIFPYEVLGDLLGLPNNYFTPEGVEYYGNVNYMKAGLVFADHVTTVSPTYAREIQTSFYGYGLDGLLRSISGRLSGIVNGIDTKLYNPATDKALPVTYRSNLAKKRENKMKLQEELGLPVAADTPLLAMVTRLVEPKGLDLVLRILDELLYFDEVQVVVLGTGDPAYEQWFREAAYRQPQKLSAQILFDDSLSRRIYAGADMFLMPSKFEPCGISQLLALRYGSIPIVRETGGLNDTVKAYNEFTGEGNGFTFTHYNAHDLLYTIRRAIHFYRLPEHWKKIVKNAFAGDYSWSVSAGEYEEIYKQISGQE, from the coding sequence ATGAAAATTTGTTTTGCGGCAGCAGAAGGAACCCCTTTTGTCAAAACGGGCGGACTCGCCGACGTGATTGGCGCTTTGCCAAAAGCTTTATTAAAGGAAGGACACGATGTCCGTCTTATTATGCCCAAGTATAAAACCATCCCGGACAGCTTCAAACAGGACATGGTTCATCTGGGAACAACCAGCGTTTATGTAGGCTGGCGGGAGAAATATTGCGGCGTAGAGACCTTGACTTATGAAGGAATCAAGGTGTATTTCGTCGATAATGAAGATTATTTCGCCAGGGACGGCATTTACGGGTACGGGGATGACGGGGAACGTTTTGCTTATTTCAGCCGGGCCGTGCTCGATGTGCTGCCGCTGATTGATTTTCAGCCTGATGTCATTCATGTCCATGATTGGCATACAGGACCGGTACCGCTGCTGCTTCGCCACCATTACGGACATAACCCGTTCTATGCAGGCATCAAGACGGTATTTACCGTACATAATTTGCTTTACCAAGGGATATTTCCTTATGAAGTTTTAGGGGACTTGCTGGGACTGCCAAACAATTATTTTACGCCGGAAGGCGTCGAATATTACGGCAACGTCAATTACATGAAAGCCGGACTGGTGTTTGCTGATCATGTTACGACTGTGAGTCCGACATATGCGCGGGAAATTCAGACTTCCTTCTACGGATACGGGCTTGACGGTCTTCTGCGCTCGATCAGCGGCCGGTTATCCGGCATCGTCAATGGAATTGATACCAAGCTGTATAATCCGGCTACAGACAAAGCTCTGCCGGTCACCTACCGAAGCAATCTCGCGAAGAAACGTGAGAATAAAATGAAGCTGCAGGAGGAGCTTGGGCTTCCGGTAGCTGCGGATACCCCGCTGCTCGCGATGGTGACACGTCTGGTTGAGCCTAAAGGACTGGATCTGGTGCTGCGCATTCTGGACGAGCTGCTTTATTTCGACGAGGTTCAGGTGGTCGTATTGGGTACAGGTGATCCGGCTTATGAACAGTGGTTCCGGGAGGCGGCTTACCGCCAGCCGCAGAAGCTGTCTGCGCAGATCCTGTTTGACGACAGCTTGTCCCGGCGGATTTATGCGGGGGCCGACATGTTCCTGATGCCCTCCAAATTCGAGCCGTGCGGCATCAGCCAGCTGCTTGCGCTCCGTTACGGCAGCATTCCGATCGTGCGTGAAACGGGCGGCCTGAACGATACGGTGAAGGCCTACAACGAGTTCACGGGGGAAGGGAACGGATTTACGTTCACCCATTACAATGCCCATGATTTGTTATATACGATCCGCAGGGCGATTCATTTCTACCGTTTGCCTGAGCATTGGAAAAAGATCGTCAAAAATGCCTTCGCCGGCGATTACAGCTGGAGTGTCTCTGCAGGGGAATACGAGGAGATTTACAAACAGATTAGCGGACAGGAGTGA
- a CDS encoding alpha-glycosidase, with the protein MQLEAFYHVSRDKWAYAYDPETIHLRVQTKRDDVDQVLVWTGDKYDWDGTFEELAMEKAAHDDWFDYWEIEVHPKFKRLSYLFKLISGDETVYANDKGLQCSPPYPPGDNYEIAYLHEIDVLKVPEWAKKAVFYQIMPERFANGDPSNDPESIADWGEQPQIDNFYGGDLQGVLNHLDYLSELGINAIYFTPLFTSPSYHKYDIVDYKQVDPHFGDTKLLKEVVQACHQRGIRVILDAVFNHCSEQFPPFQDVLTRGEQSPYKDWFYIREFPLETRDGIPTYETFGFYANMPKFNTSNPEVKKYLLDVADYWIREVELDGWRLDVADEIDHHFWRDFRKVVKSANPEAYIVGEVWSDSLTWLQGDQFDSVMNYPFSDKVLEFFNGGMDGYSFANSMGSLLMRYPQQTNEVIFNMLCSHDTPRLLTRLGLDKRKLKLSVVFLFTYIGTPCIFYGDEIGLSGEGDPDCRKPMQWDTSCQDRELFDFYKLMIGLRKKYDALRKGRFRFLQAEPDNPCLIYERVDSRTHFTVWMNNTPEYQVLSHPMETSDWRDALTGEPVKPNNGMMNIGLDPFGYRILYRKIKG; encoded by the coding sequence ATGCAGCTGGAAGCTTTTTATCATGTTTCAAGGGATAAATGGGCCTATGCATATGATCCCGAAACGATCCATTTGCGCGTGCAGACGAAACGGGACGATGTGGACCAGGTATTGGTTTGGACAGGTGATAAATACGATTGGGATGGAACCTTTGAAGAATTGGCTATGGAAAAAGCCGCCCACGACGATTGGTTCGACTATTGGGAAATCGAGGTTCATCCCAAATTCAAACGTTTATCTTATTTATTTAAACTGATCTCCGGCGACGAAACCGTATACGCCAACGATAAAGGGCTGCAATGCTCGCCGCCTTATCCGCCGGGAGACAACTATGAAATTGCCTATCTGCATGAAATCGACGTGCTAAAGGTGCCGGAATGGGCCAAGAAAGCGGTTTTTTACCAAATCATGCCGGAACGTTTCGCCAATGGCGACCCGTCCAACGATCCGGAGTCCATTGCCGATTGGGGCGAGCAGCCGCAGATCGATAATTTTTATGGAGGAGATTTGCAGGGGGTTCTGAATCATCTCGATTATTTGAGCGAGCTTGGCATCAATGCCATTTATTTCACCCCGCTGTTCACTTCTCCTTCTTATCACAAATACGATATCGTCGATTATAAGCAGGTTGACCCCCACTTCGGCGATACGAAGCTGCTGAAAGAGGTCGTTCAGGCCTGCCATCAGCGTGGCATACGGGTGATTCTTGATGCGGTGTTCAACCACTGCAGCGAGCAGTTCCCTCCTTTCCAGGACGTACTGACCCGTGGCGAGCAATCTCCCTACAAAGACTGGTTTTATATCCGCGAGTTCCCGCTTGAAACCCGGGATGGCATCCCGACTTATGAAACGTTTGGTTTTTACGCTAATATGCCCAAATTCAACACCTCCAACCCGGAAGTTAAAAAGTACCTGCTTGACGTGGCCGACTATTGGATTCGCGAAGTTGAGCTGGACGGCTGGAGACTGGATGTGGCGGATGAAATCGATCATCATTTCTGGAGGGATTTCCGAAAGGTCGTCAAGAGCGCGAATCCGGAAGCTTATATTGTAGGCGAGGTCTGGAGCGATTCCTTGACCTGGCTGCAGGGAGATCAATTCGACTCGGTTATGAATTACCCCTTCTCCGACAAGGTGCTTGAGTTCTTTAACGGAGGCATGGACGGCTACAGCTTTGCCAACTCCATGGGTTCACTCCTGATGCGGTATCCTCAGCAGACGAATGAAGTGATTTTTAATATGCTTTGCAGCCATGATACCCCCCGTCTGTTAACACGCTTAGGGCTGGATAAAAGAAAGCTGAAGCTTTCGGTTGTCTTCCTGTTCACTTATATCGGAACTCCCTGCATCTTCTATGGCGATGAAATTGGTTTGAGCGGTGAAGGCGATCCGGACTGCCGGAAGCCGATGCAGTGGGACACGTCCTGTCAGGACCGGGAGCTCTTTGATTTCTATAAGCTGATGATTGGTCTTCGCAAAAAATATGATGCTCTGCGCAAAGGCCGCTTCCGCTTTCTACAGGCCGAACCCGACAACCCTTGCCTCATATACGAGCGGGTGGATTCTCGTACCCATTTTACGGTTTGGATGAACAACACCCCGGAATATCAGGTGCTCAGCCACCCCATGGAAACAAGCGACTGGCGGGATGCCTTAACCGGTGAACCTGTGAAACCGAATAACGGAATGATGAATATAGGCCTTGACCCGTTTGGCTACCGTATTTTATACCGAAAGATCAAAGGCTGA
- the glgB gene encoding 1,4-alpha-glucan branching protein GlgB: protein MEIGCDEVSDMAAANHPVAISPQDIYLFHEGTLYRSYRSLGAHLTVENGISGVRFTVWAPHARHVGMASDWNGWRGENDSLYKIPESGFWSRFFPGIVQGTFYKYEITGPDGRVFLKADPYAFHAEVRPNTASVVASIEGYRWGDGAWRRKNRIPYRKPLNIYEMHFGTWRQKEDGEFYTYREMAELLIPYVKEMGYTHIEIMPLTEHPYDLSWGYQTTGYFAPTSRYGKPEDLMYFVDQCHQNDIGVLLDWVPGHFARDDHGLRLFDGAPLFEYSDPLKADKPGWGTLSFDFGKPEVRSFLISSALYWMEVYHFDGLRVDAVTSMLKLDFEKGEGQFRLNEFGGTDNLEAIRFLKELNQVVSDHYPHALMMAEESSAWPMVTGSVEEGGLGFNYKWNMGWMNDTLAYVETPFWDRPSKHHLLTFPIVYAYSENYTLPLSHDEVVHGKKSLLDKMPGSYEEKFAGLRLLLAYQLTSPGKKLLFMGGEFGQFIEWKDQDQLDWFLLDYDSHRLMLEYTKAINHFYLQEPALWEHDHGMDGYQWLTPHDAGQSVIAYMRKGIRNKDTLLIVINFQPVYRERYRIGVPKAGIYREVFSSEDSQFGGSGSPNGSPLAAEKVEWHDQLQSIELKLPPLSVSIWKRTGAASGGQPAASVNTLSSRKKKTKAAKQSKRNVSLA from the coding sequence ATGGAGATTGGATGTGATGAAGTGTCGGACATGGCCGCAGCTAACCACCCAGTAGCGATTTCACCCCAAGATATTTATTTGTTCCACGAAGGAACTTTATATCGCAGCTATCGTTCGCTCGGAGCTCATCTGACCGTTGAAAATGGAATTAGCGGCGTTCGTTTTACCGTTTGGGCACCGCATGCACGCCATGTCGGAATGGCTTCGGATTGGAACGGTTGGAGGGGAGAGAACGACTCTTTATATAAGATACCCGAATCCGGTTTTTGGAGTCGTTTTTTCCCAGGAATCGTCCAAGGAACTTTTTACAAGTATGAAATTACCGGTCCGGACGGACGGGTATTTCTGAAAGCCGATCCTTATGCTTTCCACGCCGAAGTGCGGCCTAATACCGCATCTGTGGTGGCTTCAATAGAAGGCTACAGGTGGGGCGATGGAGCCTGGAGGCGAAAGAACCGCATCCCTTACCGCAAACCGCTGAACATATATGAAATGCACTTTGGAACTTGGCGGCAGAAGGAGGATGGCGAATTTTATACGTACAGGGAAATGGCTGAGTTATTGATTCCTTACGTCAAGGAAATGGGCTATACGCATATAGAAATTATGCCGCTTACCGAACATCCTTATGACTTGTCCTGGGGTTACCAGACAACTGGATATTTTGCGCCGACCAGCCGCTACGGCAAACCTGAAGATCTCATGTATTTCGTAGACCAATGCCATCAGAACGATATCGGGGTGCTGCTGGACTGGGTGCCGGGGCATTTTGCGAGGGACGATCACGGGTTAAGGCTGTTCGACGGGGCACCGCTGTTTGAGTACAGCGATCCGCTGAAAGCGGACAAACCGGGCTGGGGAACGCTGAGCTTTGATTTTGGCAAACCTGAAGTCCGTTCTTTCCTGATATCGAGTGCCCTTTATTGGATGGAGGTGTATCATTTTGACGGGCTGCGGGTGGATGCGGTAACCAGCATGCTGAAGCTTGATTTCGAAAAAGGGGAAGGGCAATTCCGCCTGAATGAATTCGGCGGGACCGACAATCTGGAGGCGATCCGGTTTCTGAAGGAATTGAACCAGGTAGTCTCCGATCATTACCCGCATGCCCTGATGATGGCCGAGGAGTCGAGTGCCTGGCCTATGGTTACCGGCAGCGTGGAGGAAGGCGGACTAGGGTTCAACTACAAATGGAACATGGGCTGGATGAATGATACGCTGGCATACGTGGAAACCCCATTCTGGGACAGGCCGTCCAAACATCACCTGCTGACCTTCCCGATTGTTTATGCTTATTCGGAGAATTATACACTTCCGCTTTCGCACGATGAGGTGGTCCACGGGAAAAAATCGCTGCTGGACAAAATGCCGGGCAGCTACGAAGAGAAGTTTGCCGGGCTCCGTCTTCTTCTTGCTTACCAGCTCACTTCGCCCGGCAAGAAACTCCTGTTTATGGGAGGCGAATTTGGACAATTCATTGAGTGGAAAGATCAGGACCAGCTGGACTGGTTTCTGCTGGACTACGATTCACACCGGCTAATGCTGGAATATACCAAAGCGATCAATCATTTTTATTTGCAGGAGCCTGCGCTGTGGGAACATGACCACGGTATGGACGGTTATCAGTGGCTGACGCCGCATGATGCCGGGCAAAGTGTTATTGCTTATATGCGCAAAGGCATAAGAAATAAAGATACGCTGCTGATTGTGATCAATTTCCAGCCCGTCTACCGCGAACGCTACCGCATTGGCGTGCCTAAAGCGGGCATTTATCGAGAGGTCTTCAGCAGTGAAGATTCACAGTTTGGCGGGAGCGGCTCTCCAAATGGCAGCCCGCTGGCCGCTGAAAAGGTGGAATGGCATGATCAGCTCCAGAGCATAGAACTTAAGCTGCCGCCGTTATCGGTATCCATTTGGAAAAGAACCGGAGCTGCGTCGGGGGGGCAACCGGCAGCCTCAGTCAACACGCTGAGCAGCAGGAAGAAAAAAACCAAGGCGGCGAAGCAGAGCAAACGGAACGTTTCGCTTGCTTAA